Proteins encoded by one window of Pyrinomonadaceae bacterium:
- a CDS encoding oligosaccharide flippase family protein, producing MESGDIAILADGPDSSNPSLTKRYRTAVGWNASSSLLGQGITFLRSIIIARLLVPDDFGLFAMALTVMVGLNALTTIGLDRMIVARQFKSPEEFKDHLNTVWSAELVRSLFLTLLLLLSAYPMAKFFGQPRLAGLIGILCLTPLIEGFQNIGLTILRKQISFARIFWCELTVNVVAVALTVCVAIALRNVWALIFGHLITALLGTALSYFFHPYRPRLAFETAALRQAIGFGKFALIIAVASYVTTMADNIVVGRVLGAAALGYYSLAYNLASFPIAVCVNAVSKVTLPAFAELALPDSERLQSAFTKVFTISALMLVTITAPLCLLASDIVQVLYGAKWQTTGEVLWVISLMVPFRGLLIVITLVFFSLNKPKPVATGKTVEALMFLLLLYPLTKTMGLKGAALAAVLSYVFALGNRLFFLRRVIPKLWGKLVRIILAVFAACGAGLLIGWLVLSFIDSTMLRILLGGFLASATPPLLLLSTQADLRKWIIDAVHWASRARSVPVGLSCLFGWKRISGQDARRSAFSRLRDRHIATAIITIIATKTMMIANFTRPSRMPTMAINCWSRAVTSRMAPMMAPPRDNAAKIPVIISGEPYWRG from the coding sequence ATGGAATCTGGCGACATCGCAATCCTGGCTGACGGCCCTGATAGCTCCAACCCGTCTTTAACGAAAAGATATCGTACCGCCGTAGGCTGGAACGCTTCCTCTTCGCTGCTCGGGCAGGGAATCACGTTTCTCCGGTCAATAATTATCGCGCGCCTGCTGGTTCCGGATGATTTCGGACTGTTCGCAATGGCCTTGACCGTGATGGTCGGCTTGAACGCGCTGACCACGATCGGGCTGGACCGGATGATCGTGGCGCGCCAGTTTAAGAGCCCGGAGGAATTCAAAGACCATTTGAATACGGTTTGGTCAGCCGAGCTGGTGCGCAGTCTCTTTCTCACCCTCTTGCTACTGCTGTCAGCCTATCCGATGGCGAAATTCTTCGGCCAGCCCAGGCTCGCCGGTTTGATTGGAATCCTCTGCCTGACACCGTTGATTGAAGGATTTCAAAACATCGGACTGACGATCCTGCGCAAGCAGATCAGTTTTGCGCGGATTTTTTGGTGCGAATTGACGGTAAATGTGGTGGCCGTGGCACTCACAGTTTGCGTGGCCATCGCCTTACGCAATGTGTGGGCTTTGATTTTCGGTCATTTAATAACGGCATTATTGGGCACTGCACTTTCATATTTCTTTCATCCTTATCGTCCGCGACTGGCTTTCGAGACGGCCGCACTTCGCCAGGCCATAGGCTTCGGAAAGTTTGCACTGATAATCGCGGTCGCGTCTTATGTGACCACGATGGCCGATAATATTGTCGTGGGCCGCGTATTAGGGGCGGCGGCCCTTGGTTACTATTCACTGGCTTACAACCTGGCGAGCTTTCCCATCGCGGTATGCGTTAACGCAGTCAGCAAGGTCACGCTGCCGGCTTTTGCCGAATTAGCTTTGCCGGATTCTGAGCGGTTACAGAGCGCATTCACAAAAGTATTCACCATCAGCGCGCTCATGCTGGTGACGATCACGGCGCCTCTCTGTCTGCTGGCGAGTGACATTGTCCAAGTCCTGTATGGCGCGAAGTGGCAGACAACCGGAGAAGTGTTATGGGTAATATCTCTCATGGTGCCATTCCGCGGTCTTCTGATAGTCATCACCCTCGTCTTCTTCTCCTTGAACAAGCCGAAACCTGTCGCGACTGGCAAGACCGTCGAAGCCCTCATGTTTCTTTTGCTCCTTTATCCGCTGACTAAGACGATGGGACTAAAGGGCGCTGCGCTTGCCGCGGTGTTAAGTTATGTATTCGCTCTTGGAAATCGTTTATTTTTTCTGCGCCGCGTAATTCCAAAGCTTTGGGGCAAACTTGTGCGGATCATTCTGGCCGTTTTCGCAGCCTGCGGGGCCGGACTCTTAATCGGTTGGCTGGTCTTGAGTTTTATTGATTCGACGATGTTAAGGATTTTACTCGGAGGGTTTCTTGCCTCTGCCACTCCCCCGCTATTGCTGTTATCGACGCAAGCCGACCTCAGGAAATGGATTATAGACGCCGTGCATTGGGCAAGCAGGGCTCGCTCCGTTCCGGTCGGCTTGTCGTGTCTATTCGGTTGGAAACGGATTAGCGGTCAGGATGCGCGGCGTTCGGCCTTTTCTCGTTTACGCGACCGCCACATTGCGACGGCAATCATAACCATTATCGCTACGAAGACAATGATGATAGCGAATTTTACAAGGCCGAGCAGGATGCCGACCATGGCAATCAATTGCTGGAGTAGGGCTGTAACAAGCAGGATGGCGCCGATGATGGCGCCGCCGCGGGACAATGCTGCAAAAATTCCGGTGATCATTTCGGGCGAACCTTACTGGCGCGGCTGA
- a CDS encoding M23 family metallopeptidase, with translation MTRDDRFYAFIIARTSRSRAHIRRISVHKRWLKVSVLGLAVVGAALMYGFYGLIQQAEHLRIEHDNARLRAQNEKQKQELLRLNNRVNAVEDTSRKLEELSGISTAEQTAPRGQGGPARPIDSEAALAELESKTARLERRMWVYQEMVRAGGMIPSLWPVDGTLEGGFGGRRNPFGGRGFEYHEGQDIDAEHGDPVLAAGSGRVTIAGRQRGYGNVIYVDHGAGLSTRYGHLSQIHVAVGQTVTRGQKIGLVGSTGRSTGPHLHYEVRVNNQPVDPKRYLPGAAH, from the coding sequence ATGACTAGAGACGACCGTTTTTACGCTTTTATTATTGCCCGTACCTCCAGATCTCGCGCTCATATCCGTCGCATAAGCGTTCATAAACGCTGGTTAAAAGTCTCAGTGCTGGGGCTCGCCGTTGTCGGCGCCGCGTTGATGTACGGCTTTTACGGCCTGATTCAGCAGGCTGAGCATCTGCGGATTGAACACGACAACGCGCGTCTGCGTGCCCAGAACGAGAAGCAGAAGCAAGAACTTCTCAGGCTCAACAATCGAGTCAACGCAGTTGAGGACACTTCGCGCAAGCTCGAGGAGTTGTCGGGAATTTCTACGGCCGAGCAAACGGCGCCGCGCGGCCAGGGCGGTCCGGCACGGCCCATCGACAGCGAAGCGGCACTCGCCGAACTTGAATCGAAGACGGCGCGCCTTGAGCGTCGCATGTGGGTTTATCAGGAGATGGTTCGCGCCGGTGGAATGATTCCATCACTTTGGCCCGTTGACGGGACGTTGGAAGGCGGCTTTGGCGGCCGGCGCAATCCGTTTGGGGGACGAGGCTTCGAGTATCACGAAGGCCAGGACATCGACGCGGAACACGGCGACCCGGTGCTGGCGGCCGGCAGCGGTCGCGTAACTATCGCGGGACGGCAGCGCGGCTATGGCAACGTTATTTACGTCGACCATGGCGCAGGCCTATCGACGCGCTACGGCCACTTGTCGCAAATCCACGTTGCCGTCGGCCAAACCGTGACGCGTGGTCAGAAGATTGGCTTGGTTGGATCAACAGGCCGCTCAACCGGACCGCACCTCCATTACGAAGTCAGAGTCAACAATCAGCCCGTGGATCCGAAACGGTATCTGCCCGGCGCTGCGCACTAG
- a CDS encoding S46 family peptidase, with product MTSKYPRALALVLSSLLLVSFIPVSVLGDEGMFLPDTLSQLPLAKLKQRGLKIPITDIYNPEGPSIKDAVVRVGFGSGYGTGEFVSGEGLVLTNHHVAFDGLVGASDTGKDYGTMGYVAKNRSEELPLTGYTITMTQDLKDVTADVLAGVSDATPPAERAASIQSKSNALETANTKAADGITARVMAMNEGLTYYLFVTQVLRDVRVVYAPPKNIGFFGGDPDNFEWPRHVGDFTFLRAYAAPDGKPSDYASSNVPYKPKKFLSLSMGGVKDNEFVMVMGYPGSTRRYRESYSVAYNQDLFIPFSVEMQQKQIEVLTIMGRANPSMRVKLQSVIFGISNELKNNDGSVLAMRRAGIVDQKRAQEAAFTKWISENPERQNKYGEVLPSLAKAYEELQKSQPRDRIVQEIASLSDVFEIAGFISTFAASKEKPEAERNPNLALIAARARAALPEILAGRNPTLEREMLSFFLRKAAELPASQKIEAIEKRFGSLKDEARIRAEEDFARAIVDSKNLSTPEGFAALFDKTSAQLKELNEPLLDFSAEIAALFAETQPRTRNFNAIVARWRPLLIHGMTEMRGAKPYPDANATLRFTYGDVKGYVPKDAAIYTPFTHLSGVVEKDTGSEPFDVPAKLKQLFRARDFGVYAEGQDVPVNFISTTDIIGGNSGSPILNGRGEQIGIVFDGNYEGLGNDFFYDPPKNRTISVDIRYVLFLTEKFGGAGYLLKEMDIKNAPAALKKAA from the coding sequence ATGACCTCTAAATACCCGCGCGCGCTCGCGCTTGTGCTCTCTTCGTTACTGCTGGTCAGCTTTATTCCCGTCTCTGTTTTGGGCGACGAAGGAATGTTCCTGCCGGACACTTTGAGTCAGCTTCCGCTGGCGAAACTCAAACAGCGCGGACTCAAGATTCCGATCACCGATATCTACAACCCGGAGGGACCGAGCATTAAAGATGCCGTCGTCAGAGTGGGCTTCGGCTCCGGCTACGGCACCGGCGAGTTCGTGTCGGGCGAAGGCCTGGTGCTGACCAACCACCACGTGGCTTTCGACGGCTTGGTGGGGGCTTCAGACACCGGAAAAGATTACGGCACGATGGGATACGTGGCGAAGAATCGCAGCGAAGAACTGCCGCTGACCGGTTATACGATCACGATGACGCAGGACTTGAAAGATGTGACGGCGGATGTGCTGGCCGGCGTGAGCGACGCGACGCCGCCGGCCGAGCGCGCCGCGTCGATTCAGTCAAAGTCGAACGCGCTCGAAACCGCGAACACCAAAGCGGCTGATGGAATTACCGCACGCGTGATGGCGATGAATGAAGGCCTGACGTACTACTTGTTCGTCACGCAGGTTTTGCGCGACGTGCGCGTCGTCTACGCGCCGCCCAAAAATATTGGCTTCTTTGGGGGCGACCCGGACAACTTTGAATGGCCGCGTCACGTCGGCGACTTCACTTTTCTGCGCGCTTACGCGGCCCCCGACGGCAAACCTTCGGACTACGCATCGAGCAACGTGCCTTACAAGCCAAAGAAGTTTCTGTCGCTTTCGATGGGTGGCGTCAAAGACAATGAATTCGTGATGGTGATGGGCTATCCCGGCTCGACCCGCCGTTACCGCGAAAGCTATTCAGTCGCTTACAACCAGGACCTGTTCATTCCCTTTTCGGTCGAAATGCAGCAGAAGCAGATCGAAGTGCTGACCATCATGGGCCGAGCGAACCCATCGATGCGCGTTAAGCTTCAGTCGGTGATCTTTGGCATTTCGAACGAGTTGAAAAACAACGACGGCTCAGTCCTCGCGATGCGCCGCGCCGGGATCGTCGATCAAAAGCGCGCCCAGGAAGCTGCGTTCACGAAATGGATCAGCGAGAATCCTGAGCGGCAAAACAAGTACGGCGAAGTGTTGCCGTCGCTCGCGAAGGCCTACGAAGAGTTGCAGAAGAGTCAGCCACGCGACCGGATCGTTCAGGAGATCGCTTCGCTCAGTGATGTTTTTGAGATCGCCGGCTTTATCAGCACCTTTGCGGCCAGCAAAGAGAAACCTGAGGCTGAACGGAATCCTAATCTCGCCCTAATCGCGGCCCGCGCGCGGGCGGCGTTGCCTGAAATTCTCGCCGGGCGCAATCCGACGCTCGAGCGTGAGATGCTCAGTTTCTTCCTTCGTAAAGCTGCGGAGCTTCCCGCTTCGCAAAAGATCGAAGCAATCGAAAAACGATTCGGCAGTCTAAAGGACGAGGCGCGCATTCGCGCGGAAGAAGACTTCGCACGGGCGATCGTTGACAGCAAGAATCTTTCTACCCCGGAAGGCTTCGCGGCTTTGTTCGACAAGACCTCGGCCCAGTTAAAAGAGCTGAACGAGCCGCTCCTCGATTTCTCTGCCGAAATCGCTGCGCTCTTCGCCGAAACACAGCCGCGCACCCGCAACTTCAATGCGATCGTTGCCCGTTGGCGGCCGCTGTTGATTCACGGCATGACGGAGATGCGCGGCGCCAAGCCTTATCCAGACGCGAACGCGACGCTGCGATTCACTTATGGCGACGTCAAAGGCTACGTCCCGAAAGACGCGGCGATCTATACGCCATTTACGCACTTGTCGGGTGTCGTTGAAAAAGACACCGGCAGCGAACCTTTCGATGTGCCCGCCAAACTGAAGCAACTTTTTCGCGCACGCGACTTCGGTGTTTACGCCGAAGGCCAGGACGTCCCGGTGAACTTCATCTCGACGACCGACATCATCGGCGGCAATTCAGGCTCGCCGATTCTGAACGGCCGTGGTGAACAGATCGGCATCGTCTTCGACGGAAATTACGAAGGCCTCGGCAACGACTTTTTCTACGATCCACCAAAGAACCGCACGATCTCCGTGGACATTCGTTACGTGCTGTTTCTAACCGAAAAGTTCGGCGGCGCTGGATATCTGTTGAAAGAGATGGACATCAAGAACGCGCCGGCGGCTTTGAAGAAAGCGGCGTAA
- a CDS encoding cold shock domain-containing protein: MSRITGKVKWFNNSKGYGFIEQPGSSDIFVHYSAIQGDGFKTLEEGQEVEFEVTQGPKGPQAEKVTKA, translated from the coding sequence ATGTCTAGAATAACCGGTAAGGTCAAGTGGTTTAACAACTCGAAGGGTTATGGCTTCATTGAGCAGCCAGGCTCTTCGGACATCTTTGTGCACTACAGCGCCATTCAGGGCGATGGCTTCAAGACCCTCGAAGAAGGTCAGGAAGTCGAGTTCGAAGTGACGCAGGGCCCCAAAGGACCACAGGCTGAAAAAGTCACAAAGGCGTAA
- a CDS encoding MXAN_5187 C-terminal domain-containing protein, which produces MAINNNRLARLEAERRQRSKNVLVEHVSVEDRLARLEEDIRRLKVEYDIYFSGGSKRPPYDTKLRVETQLKRLADDRSLSFAQRFHYNSLATRYNAFREVWRRTMKGREEGRDAFTVQRAEREAKEKETPFKASTFACTDVRHDVQTIKGVYDALMLAKRACGEASQDLSFAKFHRLVVERTEAMKEKIGTDRVVFSVDVEAGHVSFKAKAE; this is translated from the coding sequence TTGGCAATCAATAACAACAGGCTGGCCAGGCTCGAGGCCGAACGCCGTCAGAGAAGCAAGAATGTCCTGGTGGAACATGTTTCGGTCGAAGATCGTCTGGCGCGATTGGAAGAAGACATTCGCCGGCTGAAGGTTGAGTACGACATCTATTTCAGCGGCGGCTCAAAGCGTCCGCCGTACGACACGAAGCTGCGTGTCGAAACACAGCTCAAGCGTTTAGCCGACGACCGGTCTTTGAGTTTTGCGCAACGCTTTCACTACAACTCGCTGGCGACACGCTACAACGCTTTCCGCGAAGTCTGGCGGCGCACGATGAAGGGCCGCGAAGAAGGCCGCGACGCTTTCACGGTCCAGCGCGCTGAAAGGGAAGCGAAAGAGAAAGAGACGCCGTTCAAGGCCTCGACTTTCGCGTGTACCGACGTGCGACACGACGTTCAGACAATCAAAGGTGTGTACGATGCGTTGATGCTTGCGAAGCGGGCGTGCGGAGAAGCGTCGCAGGATTTGTCGTTCGCGAAATTTCACCGGCTGGTTGTCGAACGTACCGAAGCGATGAAAGAAAAGATTGGCACAGATCGAGTCGTGTTCTCAGTTGATGTTGAAGCCGGGCACGTGAGTTTCAAGGCGAAGGCTGAATAG
- the selA gene encoding L-seryl-tRNA(Sec) selenium transferase: protein MPKSAAKPSNKNALLRGLPSVDALLRTEIGQSVRTTAGIEQQTTLAREVIEKLRAEVLAGTFAVNDGDPSAALVAEAEQRLAILNKQQTARGVRRVINATGVILHTNLGRAPLSDAARQAVAEAGGYCNLEFDLNSGNRGRRGARAEDLLATLTGTEAALVVNNCAAAALLVLTVLARGGETIVSRGELVEIGGDFRVPEVMGQSGTRMVEVGATNRTKLADYQKAITADTRLIMRVHTSNYRIVGFTKTPTLKELATLAHESGLLLYEDAGSGALIDFTQFGITGEPIIRESFAAGVDVISFSGDKLLGGPQAGLLVGRDEVIERMRKHSLYRALRADKLRIAALEATLDAYARSATPTELPTHQMILMTFDDLKARVTSFIAPLHRSKASALHFEIVEGESAIGGGAAPTSRLLTPLVALTHAKLSANQIEEQLRKSDPPIIARIEDDRVLLDLRTVTTEDEATLASAIMSLEQ, encoded by the coding sequence ATGCCAAAAAGCGCTGCCAAACCTTCCAATAAGAACGCATTGTTGCGCGGGCTGCCGTCCGTCGATGCGCTGCTGCGGACGGAAATCGGCCAGTCGGTGAGGACTACTGCGGGCATTGAACAACAAACCACTCTGGCGCGTGAAGTCATCGAGAAGTTGCGGGCGGAGGTTCTGGCGGGCACCTTCGCGGTAAACGATGGCGACCCATCCGCGGCGCTGGTGGCCGAAGCGGAACAACGACTAGCGATATTGAATAAGCAGCAAACGGCGCGCGGTGTGCGCCGGGTCATCAACGCGACGGGCGTAATTCTTCATACGAACCTTGGTCGGGCTCCTTTGTCGGATGCAGCGCGCCAGGCCGTCGCCGAAGCCGGCGGTTACTGTAATCTCGAATTCGATTTGAACTCAGGCAATCGCGGCCGCCGCGGCGCGCGCGCGGAAGATCTACTCGCGACGTTGACCGGAACCGAAGCCGCGCTGGTCGTGAACAATTGCGCGGCGGCAGCCCTGCTCGTCTTAACAGTGCTGGCGCGCGGCGGCGAGACGATCGTCTCGCGGGGCGAACTGGTTGAAATCGGCGGAGACTTTCGCGTACCGGAAGTGATGGGGCAATCCGGTACACGCATGGTCGAAGTCGGCGCCACAAATCGAACGAAGCTGGCGGATTATCAGAAAGCGATCACCGCCGACACGCGCTTGATCATGCGCGTCCACACCTCGAACTATCGGATTGTCGGCTTTACGAAAACTCCGACGCTTAAAGAACTCGCGACGCTGGCTCACGAGAGCGGTTTGTTGCTCTACGAAGACGCCGGCTCCGGCGCACTAATCGACTTCACCCAATTTGGAATTACCGGCGAACCCATCATTCGCGAATCTTTTGCCGCCGGTGTGGATGTCATCTCGTTCAGCGGCGACAAATTGCTGGGCGGCCCGCAGGCTGGTTTGCTCGTTGGTCGCGATGAGGTCATTGAGCGGATGCGTAAGCACTCGCTCTATCGCGCTTTGCGCGCGGACAAACTTCGCATCGCGGCGCTGGAAGCGACGCTCGATGCGTACGCGCGAAGCGCGACCCCAACCGAACTGCCCACGCACCAAATGATCTTGATGACCTTCGATGACTTGAAAGCGCGGGTAACCAGTTTTATCGCACCGCTTCATCGCTCGAAAGCGTCAGCCCTCCACTTCGAAATCGTCGAAGGCGAATCGGCAATCGGCGGCGGCGCGGCGCCAACTTCGCGCTTGCTGACCCCGCTGGTTGCGCTCACTCACGCGAAGCTCTCGGCTAATCAAATCGAAGAGCAACTTCGCAAATCCGACCCGCCGATCATTGCCCGGATCGAAGATGATCGCGTGCTTCTCGATCTGAGAACCGTCACGACTGAGGACGAAGCTACGCTGGCATCGGCCATCATGTCTCTCGAACAATAG
- a CDS encoding ATP-binding protein has protein sequence MLKTFSWKSLLVSLGLALLAGAAACAIWRAGLIDSLQAAFVVNVARGEEPLLAPQTWLGLLLIATISTSAGFFVGRVGARRSFLFLGFGFLATCTASLLVSRYLKIDILFAPMALGSTAAVFLVQLHRLWLIDTLLTRRVDETISRTDAHDVSIAENRLTSGLKLLQTILPLEEAFVFQPNEDGALVPCARLRSQASGSLQGGRNSVWRKLVQLCDKAATKHEIALAPIGEIDTLENVAMPLQHGGRTVGTLLLRLRESFDQSDRRLLAAVGGQLARDLQREDAQRKKLDSNLPAFISARTSGHRLHAFDLISGVLTEHRFGAQVLAEASDGYAIAYLDGTIAYVNPAMLWAAHMNNHDASKTDLFGLLDRFKSGVFDEPAIAVRRVLQSGEPYERELKFPDRNQTLELRIGLAKERNGNGNGNGLNGNGAGSKPLCFAIRVRDVTRMKEFEKLKSDMISLMSHELRTPLTSINGFAELLVIDANIPEESREFLQIISNESQRMARMIDTFLTLTQLERADKQEVTKIALRLDEVVNDTVNVMQPTAKKKRIRLVEQSNGSIPPVSADKSLITQALTKLLDNAIRYSPERTTVTVSTVLEAEAVRVVVEDRGYGVPQDSMDRIWEKFYRVARDGQEKDEESTGLGLSFVKEVIEQHEGTVAVESEVGRGSKFSFALPRL, from the coding sequence GTGTTAAAGACGTTCTCCTGGAAATCTCTGCTGGTATCGCTGGGTCTGGCTTTATTGGCCGGCGCGGCTGCGTGTGCCATCTGGCGCGCAGGTTTAATCGATTCACTCCAGGCAGCCTTCGTCGTTAATGTCGCGCGTGGCGAAGAACCACTTCTGGCGCCACAGACCTGGCTCGGCCTTTTGCTGATCGCCACCATCAGCACAAGTGCGGGATTTTTTGTGGGCCGCGTCGGCGCCCGGCGATCGTTCTTGTTTTTGGGCTTCGGTTTCCTGGCCACGTGCACCGCCAGCTTGCTGGTCTCGCGCTACCTCAAGATTGACATTCTGTTTGCGCCGATGGCGCTGGGTTCAACGGCTGCGGTCTTCCTCGTGCAACTGCACCGGCTCTGGCTGATTGATACTCTGCTGACCCGCCGCGTTGACGAAACGATTTCGCGGACCGATGCGCACGACGTAAGTATCGCGGAGAATCGCTTGACCAGCGGACTCAAGCTCCTCCAGACGATTCTGCCTTTGGAAGAAGCCTTTGTCTTTCAACCAAATGAAGATGGCGCGCTGGTGCCGTGCGCGAGGCTGCGTTCACAGGCGAGCGGTTCGCTGCAGGGGGGTCGTAATTCTGTTTGGCGGAAACTGGTGCAGCTTTGCGACAAGGCCGCAACGAAACATGAAATCGCGCTCGCGCCGATTGGCGAGATCGACACACTTGAGAACGTTGCCATGCCGCTTCAGCATGGCGGTCGCACCGTCGGCACCTTGCTGCTGCGCCTGCGCGAAAGTTTTGATCAAAGCGATCGCCGATTGCTCGCCGCTGTGGGCGGACAACTTGCCCGCGATCTTCAGCGGGAAGATGCGCAGCGCAAAAAGCTCGACAGCAACCTGCCGGCGTTTATCTCGGCGCGTACTTCCGGTCACCGCTTGCATGCGTTCGATCTGATCAGCGGCGTGCTGACCGAACATCGATTTGGCGCACAGGTGCTGGCCGAGGCGTCGGACGGTTACGCGATCGCCTACCTCGACGGCACCATCGCATACGTGAACCCGGCGATGCTTTGGGCGGCGCACATGAACAACCACGATGCGTCGAAGACCGATCTGTTCGGCCTGCTGGACAGATTCAAATCAGGCGTTTTTGATGAGCCGGCCATCGCCGTCCGTCGCGTTTTGCAGTCAGGCGAACCTTATGAGCGAGAGCTAAAGTTTCCCGACCGCAACCAGACGCTCGAGCTCCGGATCGGACTCGCCAAAGAGCGAAACGGTAACGGCAACGGGAATGGCCTGAACGGGAACGGTGCCGGTTCGAAGCCGCTCTGCTTTGCTATTCGCGTACGCGACGTCACCCGCATGAAAGAGTTCGAGAAGCTGAAGAGCGACATGATTTCTTTGATGTCGCACGAGCTGCGCACGCCCCTCACCAGCATCAACGGCTTTGCCGAGCTGCTCGTCATCGACGCCAACATTCCCGAAGAGTCGCGCGAGTTCCTGCAAATTATCTCGAACGAGTCGCAACGCATGGCGCGCATGATCGATACGTTTCTGACCCTGACCCAGCTTGAGCGCGCGGACAAACAGGAAGTGACCAAGATTGCTTTGCGCCTCGACGAAGTCGTCAACGACACGGTTAACGTGATGCAGCCCACTGCGAAGAAGAAACGCATTCGACTGGTTGAACAAAGCAACGGCTCGATTCCTCCCGTGTCCGCCGACAAGAGCCTGATTACGCAGGCGCTGACCAAACTTCTCGACAACGCCATCAGGTACAGTCCGGAACGCACGACGGTCACCGTTTCAACCGTGCTCGAAGCGGAAGCCGTGCGCGTTGTCGTCGAAGATCGAGGCTATGGCGTCCCGCAGGATTCAATGGATCGGATTTGGGAAAAGTTCTATCGCGTTGCGCGCGATGGGCAGGAAAAGGACGAAGAGTCCACCGGTCTCGGGTTGTCTTTCGTGAAAGAAGTTATCGAACAGCACGAAGGAACAGTCGCCGTCGAATCAGAAGTCGGCCGCGGATCGAAGTTCAGCTTTGCGTTACCACGTTTGTAG